A part of Oncorhynchus masou masou isolate Uvic2021 chromosome 30, UVic_Omas_1.1, whole genome shotgun sequence genomic DNA contains:
- the LOC135521692 gene encoding eyes absent homolog 1-like, producing MSKECDQVHIDASHLMTTVKDLSTYNFGSDGFHAAATSANLCLATGVRGGVDWMRKLAFRYRRVKEIYTTYKNNVGGLLGPAKREAWLQLRAEIEALTDSWLTLALKALTLIHSRSNCVNILVTTTQLIPALAKVLLYLTGDSVSY from the exons GAGTGTGACCAGGTTCACATCGATGCGTCTCATCTGATGACAACGGTCAAGGATCTGAG TACATATAACTTTGGCTCGGATGGGTTCCACGCGGCAGCGACCAGTGCCAACCTGTGCCTGGCCACgggagtgagaggaggggtggaCTGGATGAGAAAACTGGCCTTCCGCTACAGACGAGTAAAAGAAATCTACACCACCTACAAAAATAACGTTGGAG gtctgcTGGGCCCGGCCAAACGAGAAGCCTGGTTACAATTGAGAGCAGAAATTGAAGCTTTGACTGACTCCTGGTTAACACTGGCACTGAAAGCACTCACATTAATCCACTCAAG GTCAAACTGTGTGAATATCCTGGTGACCACCACCCAGCTCATACCTGCCCTGGCTAAAGTCCTGCTTTACTTGACTGGGGATAGTGTTTCCTATTGA